One genomic segment of Bradyrhizobium prioriisuperbiae includes these proteins:
- a CDS encoding LysR substrate-binding domain-containing protein, translating to MTRPRLPSLIALRAFEAVGRTGSVRAAGDELAVSHTVVSRHLQNLQKSLGVVLVRGEGRGVMLTEAGLAFHAQISQAFDIIARATTTVRPASRPALNIWCIPGVANRRLLSRLPELTGPPRNWDVNLQPTLSHPDLSRAEADAEIVYADVVDSRGALMAEALVRPRVFPVASPAYLARYPAITCVADLANATLIHEESTEQWERWFELAGVDDLPPLRGQRLWHAHLAIEAARLGQGIAIGNDVLVDDDLRAGALVEVIPTSVYMETYQLVALKERWSDPAIVALRDWLKRTLATT from the coding sequence ATGACTCGACCTCGTTTGCCGTCTCTCATAGCGCTCCGCGCATTCGAAGCCGTCGGCCGCACCGGCAGCGTGCGCGCCGCGGGCGATGAGCTTGCGGTCAGCCACACCGTGGTGTCACGCCATCTGCAGAATCTGCAGAAAAGCCTCGGAGTGGTGCTAGTGCGCGGCGAGGGGCGCGGCGTGATGCTGACCGAAGCCGGCCTCGCGTTCCATGCCCAGATCTCGCAGGCGTTCGACATCATCGCCCGCGCCACCACGACGGTTCGCCCGGCCTCGCGCCCGGCGCTGAACATCTGGTGCATCCCCGGCGTTGCCAACCGCAGGCTATTGTCCCGTCTGCCGGAATTGACCGGGCCGCCGCGTAACTGGGATGTCAACCTGCAGCCCACATTGTCGCACCCGGATCTGTCGCGGGCCGAGGCCGACGCGGAGATTGTCTATGCAGATGTGGTGGATTCCCGCGGTGCATTGATGGCGGAGGCGCTGGTGCGGCCACGGGTGTTTCCGGTGGCGAGCCCGGCCTATCTCGCGCGTTATCCGGCCATCACCTGTGTGGCCGATCTGGCAAACGCCACGCTGATTCACGAGGAATCCACCGAGCAGTGGGAGCGCTGGTTCGAGCTCGCCGGGGTCGATGACCTGCCACCGCTGCGCGGTCAGCGGCTTTGGCACGCCCATCTCGCCATCGAGGCGGCGCGGCTGGGGCAGGGCATCGCAATCGGCAACGACGTGCTGGTTGACGACGATCTGCGCGCCGGCGCGCTGGTCGAAGTGATCCCGACCTCGGTTTATATGGAGACTTATCAGCTGGTGGCGCTGAAGGAGCGCTGGAGCGACCCGGCCATCGTCGCCTTGCGCGACTGGCTGAAGCGGACGCTGGCGACAACATAA